Within the Salvia hispanica cultivar TCC Black 2014 chromosome 4, UniMelb_Shisp_WGS_1.0, whole genome shotgun sequence genome, the region tcatccgtgtgggcggatctcgAAGAATCAATAAATAGTGAGATGAGATCTAGGAAAACCAACACAAAACACGAGATTGTCTTgttctaatcctatgaattaggatagaacaagaacaaGACAAGAACCCTATTCTCCCTAGTGCAAAGGCACGAAAACCGAGGCAAAGAGGGAAAGAGAGAACGCCTATGATTGCGGCTAGGGTTTTGGGGAGGAGTTGTGAAATGTGTATTGTATATTCTAGGGTTTCCACATCAcatcactatttataagaAGACTTGTTGGGCTAGAATGAGGATCCATGGAGTGAATTAGATGTTGGGATCACCCAATAGATAAATATctagttaaattaattaacccatgatttaatatattatccaatggaatattattttgttccactaaagaaaAATAGTGCACTCCCATCTAAATCACTAAATTACGAATAACTTGggttccattttattttacaatatttcccgcgtttaagattatcttaatccatcaatttaattctttgtcTCCTATGTGACTTGAAtgaaattaattctccaaagggTTTTTCtggtttgaaactttatttattattcatggaataaaattcaaactgCAAagatttctgaataataaattcatttttcaaatacCTCTTGGGgataatcataccacactgggcacgcgaattctatgcaATAACATtccaatattttcatgttatttaattactaccacccaaataattaaacaatagaggagtaatattttgtcaaatgtaataaatttgattttcccTATTGCATTCCAACGGGAAGATGTAATAAATGAACAACGTTTGCAGATTtcctacaaaagaaaataaaacgtCATACAAATATTTACAACGGTGGCTTGAAAGACGATCCGCCTCTCTTTTCCGTTTATTGCCCACCATCGGAGATGAAGAAGTCAGCAACTTGAGTTGTACAAGGCTCTCTGACTGCAGTCCGCTCCTTACACTTGCTCTCACGCGCGCGTGCATGCATTCATGGCTAGTGCACAATCAGAGCGCGAGTGTGCGCGTGCAGtgacaaaattagaaatttaaagaagcCGGGgctaaaatttaatgaaagtGTAGCATAACACGTCCTTGTTATATGCGGAAGCCGAAAGAGGCTAGCCTTTATCCTGACGTATCCAAGATTATATTCGAAGTAGATATtatgagtaattttttttatatgaacaAAAATACATATGAATTATAaggatattataaaataaactaatagtaCTCTATTTGTTCTTGAAATAACGTCTCAATTTGCTATTTTGTAATGTCCACAATTTAAAGtttcattcacttttttttttcattttaggtaGTGAATCCCCACACTTTACTAAAAAAGTGGGATCTACACTTcaataacttttttcactactttctttcacattttttaactCATGCGGAATCAAAATGAGactctaaataaaaaacaaagggagtattattaaattactaatttatatatgaCACAATACAAATAAACTACTGGAGTACTATAATACAAGAAATGAATACAAAAAGTATATTATTGCATATGAAGCAAAATTTTGAGTAattgtttttcttgaaatttttaaaaataataataaaatatttaaatataataataactttCCCTCACactttttaaaactaatactccatatacaTTAAGAAAATGtactagtaaaatttattactagtgAATTCCCAATCAAATGAATCCCAAATTCCCAATCCATTTTTACGGAGTTCCAGTTCTGCCTCCTTTCTCCCTCCCAACACTCTCTTTTCTCTACTGCCCCAATTAATTCCTATCTCTCCCACAGCCTCGACTACTCCCCTATGTAAAATGGCGGACAGCGCCGGCTAAGCCCCCGCTGGAGCGGGGGCTTGTCCTTAGCTGGAGATAATATTGAGGTAATGTAAAATTGCTGcgattaaaaattaaaataaattgtctGCAGTAATTTCAGAAACATGTTGCAGTAATTTATTGAGTTTCATTCTCTAATATATGTGGGTATAAATTCACATAAATTATTCAGATGTGACGAAatgatggagtactattttttaagaGTACAACATAGGAGCGAGCCTAATAGAAATAATAGTACATTTTACATACTCACTCtaaaccaaaaaatatcagatattgattataaaatcaatacatGATTGACAAGCACACGTCTCAAATCGACATATCTCACAACCAAAACAAACACATTGCTCGCAACCCTCACATTTCGTAGCTCTTGGACATCCTCTGTTCACTTTCCGAGATTCTCGCTCCTCACCAACACTGCAACTCAATCTAGTATAAACACAatacacaaattaattaattaattaatgtacacacaatatttaatttatatgattaattacGTACGTATGATTTGGCATGTCGGAACAAGTCCAATCTGGTTTGACAAGAGCGTCATGATAGATCTTGCAATGGTCCTTGGTTCGCATACTAAACCTACGCTCTTTGTCGCACTGGGAGCATCGTATGAACTCGTCCCGATGGATGAGTTGGCGCACCCCCCTCACGAAAGTATGCTTGTGATGCTTCAACAAACATGTTCTCCACAACCCTATTTTAGTCCCATCCTTGCCAAACACCCATATCTGCCTATCCCACTTCTCGTGAGCGTTTATTTTTCCGGCGTGCTTTGCAAACTCCGCCGGGAATACTCTAACTGCACGCACCCTAGTTAGCAATTAGCTAGCTAGGACAGGgcaacacataaaaaaaatagtttgggATTCCACACATACAATATTCTAATTTGAAAATCTCTAATTTACCTTTATCGCAATCAGCACGACAAATGCAATCCACCTCCACTTTCCCATCACTGAAAACCCTAAGATTGCCTGCTGTGTCACCATATCTTGGATTGGTGCTGCCACATTCAATCTCTATAAATTGGGGTGTCACTTGCAACACTCCAAGGAAATTGCCTATTTCTTCTTCGGTAAACATGCTCTATATATTCAAGATTGTTGTTAATAAAATCTACCATAATAATATTGCACAACTACTtgacacataaaataaataaattaaggcaaaatacatacatgtatatatatttgtgtgcGTGGAACTTAAATAGCAAATTTATAGTACTGTAATTAATACTATCTCCGTTCCGCCTTATTAGAGGTGTTTCATATTTTGCACTCGTTCAAACTCGTGTAGAAAATGAAACGCCTCTAATAAggcggaacggagggagtacatcgCTGTAGC harbors:
- the LOC125217829 gene encoding protein ULTRAPETALA 1-like, with protein sequence MFTEEEIGNFLGVLQVTPQFIEIECGSTNPRYGDTAGNLRVFSDGKVEVDCICRADCDKVRVFPAEFAKHAGKINAHEKWDRQIWVFGKDGTKIGLWRTCLLKHHKHTFVRGVRQLIHRDEFIRCSQCDKERRFSMRTKDHCKIYHDALVKPDWTCSDMPNHTLSCSVGEERESRKVNRGCPRATKCEGCEQCVCFGCEICRFETCACQSCIDFIINI